The genomic segment GCGACGGCCTCACTGCCGAATACTATTCGACGAGCGCCCTCACAGGGACTCCCACCGAAACAAAAGTCGAACCCTACCCCGGTCTCGACTGGACCTCGGAAACCAATGTCCGCCTGACCGGCTGGGTGGTACCCCTCTTTTCCGAAGAATACCGTTTCTGCGCCGATGCTACCGGGACAGTAAAAATATGGGTGGACAATACACAGGTCCTCACCGAATCCGCTCCCACCTATCAGAAGGTACATTTCGGTGATTTTATTCCCCTCCAGGGAGGACAGGCCTATCCTATTAGGATTGAATTCACCGGGGGCAAAAATCTCAGTGTCGACTGGTACAGCCAGACCCAGCCACAGCAGGTATTACCCCAGTCACAACTTTTCACAAACGCCGTGGATGTCGTTCAAAAGAAAAAATCAATACTTCCCCAGCGAATTGCCGTGAACACTTTGAATAATGGAATTTCAGTGGCAGTTCCTCACTACAGCTCGAATTTCAGTGTCACGCTCCTCAGGCCTAACGGTTCGGTGGCCCAACGGGTCGATGCACGAAACCAGACCAGCTGTATGATCACCACGGCAGGACAGGCATCCGGTATCTACATGCTCCGTGTCAAAGCCGGAACGACTACCCTGACACGAAAAATTGTGCTGGGGAGGTAGGGCCCGCTCTTTTTGATTTTTCGTTCTCCTGCCCCGAAGGGCTTCTCATGCGATCACCGGCAGTACGCTCGAGGACGTCGTCGAAGGGGACTCGCCGCGCACTCCTCCTTTGAGATTTCCGTGATGCGGGGCTGGAACGAATATCGAAATTACCACTCAAACAGCCCGCACGGGAGCATGCCGGCAACCTTATTCACAATGATTGGCGGGGTGTAATGAAAGGAATACGGGTAAAAAAAGCCCGGGACGAAACATCCCGGGCCTTCAATGATTACTCATACTAAGGAGGCGCTATTTAACGGCGGATTTTTTCCGCAGACGGGCCTTCTTCGAATCAACGGCCTCTTGTTTGATGATATATTGACCACTGGCGGGAAGCGTTTTGTTTGCATCGAGCAACACCTTGTCGTTGACCCGCTGTCCTTTTACGTTAAAGACCTGACTTTTCGCTTCTTTCTCGAGTTTCAGTGTAGCGTCCTGACTGAGGCCCCACTCAAGTGCGTGGGTCCCACACTCCGCCGTATCGGGACCATAAACATAGATCACGTTACATGACCCTTCGTAGACCTGCGACTGTCTGCCGTCGTTGGTTTCGGCCCAGACGACATACTCAACAACTTCCTGCTCCTGGCAAGTCACAAAAGTGGTCTCGTAGACAGCTTCGGTAGTGCGGATGTCCTCACCGTCGGGAGTGCCGCCCTCTTCAAAGAAGTCGTAGACATACCAGATCGTATCTGGCGGTTCGACACAGGGTTTTGGGGGGTACCGGAAAGGAAGGGTGAGCGGGGTAGGAACATCGTCATCACCGGGCGCACATTCCGGATCGATCCATTCAATCTCAAATTCACAGAAATCCCGTCGAGGAGGAAATGCCGACGCCGGAACGACAACCGAATCGGTTTCACCGGGTTTTTTCCACCAGAGTTCGGCTTTTGTATTGCTGGATCCTTCCCAGAAGTAAATTTTAAAATCATGAGATCCGGCGGTGAGAGTTACTGTTGCCTGATATTCTTCAGCCGCGGGAATCCCATCGGCGCCCAGTCCAGGATCTAAATCTTCACCAAGAGTAGCGTACATGAAATTTTCCGAAGGATTATCGCTGATAATCTGACCGTCGATTTCGATAAACAACCCATTATCAGCCTTGATGGTAAAAACATATTCGCCGTCTTCGGGCACCTGAAAATCTTCGGCAACACCAACCACGAGATAATTGTCGAATTTCCACTGCATGGGATTGGGCATCTTGTTTGCGTAGACATTGGGACCGGATGTATAAACCGAATCTGCCCAGATTGCCTCGGAGTCGGTGACATCAAGGGCCGGTGAAACCTCAACGGCGCCGGACAACATTGAGTCGTAGGCTGCGGTTCTGAACCATAAAGAATCGCTTCCCTTCCCCAGCGCGGCTTCAAGCTCTGACGTGCCGGCGATATGCAGCTTAATAGAAGCAAAGGATGATGAAACAATAAATGCAAGCAAAGGTACCACAAAACGCAACGTCCGTTGCATAACCAACCTCCTTCTTTAATAGTAATTTAGTTTGTCTGTTCTTGCCGCACTAAAAGAATACCCCCCAATGTATTCTACACATAAATATAAATACTTGAGAGGGGTAGTATGAATAGAAATATAAAAATTTAGTTTTTCAATTGCTTATAGATATGCTGCAACAAATTAAATTGTTCTTTGGAATTTATGGTACACCGTCTCTGTTTCGGAAGAAAAAAGCAGCACAAATGGAACAACCGGTAAATTATCCCCATTAATGGTTCTTAAAATTAAAAGTAAGCCCCAGGGACATCGTTTCTTTTAACTGGGGACTATTTTTGTACATATCCGGTTGCTTATCTCGATCGTATATCAATTGAAGGTATACATTGAGCATGATATACTTTGTGAAATTGATATTCAGGCTGTTTTCCCAGTTAACATCAGGATACCGCCAATCATCGGGTTCGGTGTTATCGTCGGGATCTTTCCCGGCTAATTTCCGATATTCATCGCTGTCGGAATAAAGAAGGGCCTCATAGACCCTCAAAAGGGTTGAAAACTCCCACCATTTTTCTCTGTTATTTGCCGTGAGTTCAGTCACCAGTTCAATTCCGCCATCATTGGTAAATTCGGTTTTCTTTTGAGTGGGGATAAGATCGGTATTCCATGCATCCCGGTCGACATACTGCCTTACGGCGCCACCTAATCGGCCATTCCAGGTAAGAACATCTTCTTTTTTAAGCAGTTGCCGTGCAACACCAAAGCTTTCGGTAATCTCAAGTGGATTTATGTACCGTTCGTTTACAGGATCGCGGAGGTCATAAAACTGCGATACCAGACGTCCGGCAACGAACGGATCGATCACTGTTTTCAGCGTAAATTTCAACACCGATTCAAAATCGATAAGGTCGGTCGATTTCTGAGGGCGAGACCAGTGCCATTCACCACTTGAGTCCTGCTCGCCGATCTGGGTCTGGCCGAAGGCCAGTTTCAAGGTGTTTTCATTGTGTACCCGGGGATTAAACTGCTTTTCAGCCTTTGCATTCAAATGAACGGCCCATGAAAAATTGCTCTGCTCACCCCCCATCCAGCTCTCACTGTAGGCATTCTGATTGACGGTCAGATTTGTATTGGTAGACATAAGCCAGCGATCGGGATTCTTTTCCACGGCAGAATCGGATTGGGCAAAAAGCCGCGGATTAACGATCAAAAGCGATAAAAGGACAACGATTCGCATAGTACCTCCCTGCGAGTTACGCGCAATTATTACAAAACGATTCAGATTAATTGCAACAACAATGCCGGACCACAAAATAAATATCTCGCACAACCAATGCAGGAAATATGGTGGAAAAGAATTATCAGCCGGGACCTGGAATCTTATTCGGATTCTTTCCGCGCATATATTCGTTTTGCCTGGGTGTACCAGAAATGGGGATCATCGTAGGAAGGCATCATTCCAGGTTGAATTTTGTTGGTCAAATCGGTAAGCCGGTCGAATGCAGCATAGGATTCGTTTTTTTTATCCAGATAATAACCAATATTCATCATCATGAAAAGCACTTTTGCATATTCGGAAT from the Chitinivibrionales bacterium genome contains:
- a CDS encoding DUF3078 domain-containing protein; protein product: MRIVVLLSLLIVNPRLFAQSDSAVEKNPDRWLMSTNTNLTVNQNAYSESWMGGEQSNFSWAVHLNAKAEKQFNPRVHNENTLKLAFGQTQIGEQDSSGEWHWSRPQKSTDLIDFESVLKFTLKTVIDPFVAGRLVSQFYDLRDPVNERYINPLEITESFGVARQLLKKEDVLTWNGRLGGAVRQYVDRDAWNTDLIPTQKKTEFTNDGGIELVTELTANNREKWWEFSTLLRVYEALLYSDSDEYRKLAGKDPDDNTEPDDWRYPDVNWENSLNINFTKYIMLNVYLQLIYDRDKQPDMYKNSPQLKETMSLGLTFNFKNH